A DNA window from Bdellovibrio sp. BCCA contains the following coding sequences:
- a CDS encoding aspartate kinase yields MKPLIVQKYGGATLADPEKIRSVAARVANQSKENSLIVVVSAMGKTTNSLIDLANQVSSHPQRREMDMLLTVGERISMSLMSMALNDLGCPAISFTGSQAGIFTDDSHVNAFIKDVKPFRVEESLKTDKVVILAGFQGVSPATKEITTLGRGGSDTSAVAMAASFNADRCEILKDVPAVFTADPNIVKTARPLQELNYDQLMEMTFWGAKVLHYRSVELAKLRNVTLYIGPASNKTSDGTLVKKGLNMFESCKALSLNSHEMVLGILSKEKNPAKALKELQTLFDQKQIAFPQLLHCEMNADKLEMLLTGPQEIVQAIKKELQNHPQFSLLPTDFSTVTVTCTGATSPEITQQVLNVLADRQLHSHKLMMSAMSVTVLVEAPIRKQVIESLHQLI; encoded by the coding sequence ATGAAACCCTTGATCGTGCAAAAATATGGCGGCGCTACTCTCGCAGATCCTGAAAAAATCAGATCTGTTGCCGCCAGAGTCGCGAATCAATCAAAAGAAAATTCTTTGATCGTCGTTGTGAGTGCCATGGGTAAAACCACAAACTCACTGATTGATTTAGCTAATCAAGTTTCTTCTCATCCCCAACGCCGTGAAATGGATATGCTTCTTACAGTCGGCGAACGAATCAGTATGTCGCTCATGAGCATGGCGCTGAACGATCTTGGCTGCCCTGCCATCAGTTTTACAGGAAGCCAAGCTGGAATCTTTACTGATGACTCTCACGTTAATGCTTTCATCAAAGACGTAAAGCCTTTCCGTGTGGAAGAATCGTTGAAGACCGACAAGGTTGTGATCCTTGCAGGTTTTCAAGGTGTGTCTCCGGCGACAAAAGAAATCACAACTTTGGGTCGCGGAGGTTCCGACACTTCGGCGGTTGCCATGGCGGCGTCTTTTAATGCCGATCGCTGTGAAATCTTGAAAGACGTTCCTGCTGTATTTACTGCTGATCCGAATATCGTCAAAACAGCAAGACCTCTGCAAGAATTGAATTACGATCAATTGATGGAAATGACTTTCTGGGGCGCCAAAGTTTTGCACTACCGCTCTGTAGAACTTGCAAAACTTCGCAATGTCACTTTGTACATCGGCCCGGCTTCTAATAAAACTTCTGACGGCACTCTTGTTAAAAAAGGATTGAATATGTTTGAATCCTGCAAAGCACTCTCTTTAAATTCTCATGAAATGGTTTTAGGAATTCTTTCGAAAGAAAAAAATCCGGCGAAGGCTCTTAAAGAACTACAAACTTTGTTTGATCAAAAACAAATCGCCTTCCCGCAGCTTCTTCACTGCGAGATGAATGCGGATAAATTGGAAATGCTTCTCACCGGTCCTCAAGAAATCGTTCAGGCGATTAAAAAAGAATTGCAGAACCATCCGCAATTTTCTCTCTTACCAACAGATTTCTCCACAGTGACAGTGACTTGCACAGGCGCAACGTCACCTGAAATCACTCAACAAGTTTTAAATGTCTTGGCAGATCGACAGCTGCACAGTCACAAATTGATGATGAGTGCGATGAGTGTCACTGTTCTAGTCGAGGCTCCGATCCGCAAACAAGTGATCGAAAGCCTGCACCAATTGATTTAA
- a CDS encoding lytic transglycosylase domain-containing protein, whose amino-acid sequence MRTWAALLFPILMTSFSAHAETPKTAPAVPVTPVNQAQTLKEKLKSLTARSTNVHSDNLIFDLPVTYNKKVSKWIAYYQGPRGNKWFREWLQRSYKYMPFIQEELKGANLPLDLAYMVMIESGFAPNAISHADAVGPWQFIEATGSRYGLSKTWWLDERRDLKKSTLAATRYLRDLYSEFGSWYLVAASYNMGENGLRRQIKKYGTKDYWTLIKLNALPQETQEYVPKILAAMLIAKAPNLYGFRDLEKMDPLEYEVVVVPGGTDLGPLADHLGVTRKSLKDLNAELYLGYIPRQVEKHFIRVPKGAGRLVSSYVYQNHRKVALE is encoded by the coding sequence ATGAGAACGTGGGCCGCATTGCTTTTTCCAATTTTGATGACGTCTTTTTCAGCGCATGCTGAAACTCCGAAAACGGCTCCTGCAGTTCCTGTTACGCCGGTCAACCAAGCACAGACTTTAAAAGAAAAATTAAAATCATTAACGGCGCGATCAACCAATGTTCACTCCGACAATCTGATTTTTGATTTGCCTGTGACTTACAATAAAAAAGTGAGCAAGTGGATTGCTTACTATCAAGGGCCTCGCGGCAATAAATGGTTCCGCGAATGGTTGCAGCGCTCTTACAAGTACATGCCGTTCATTCAAGAAGAATTGAAAGGTGCAAATCTTCCTTTGGATCTTGCCTACATGGTGATGATTGAAAGCGGTTTTGCTCCCAATGCGATCAGCCACGCTGATGCTGTCGGACCTTGGCAGTTTATCGAAGCGACTGGCAGCCGTTATGGCTTAAGCAAAACATGGTGGCTTGATGAGCGCCGTGACCTTAAGAAAAGCACACTCGCTGCAACTCGTTACTTGCGTGATCTCTACAGTGAGTTTGGCTCTTGGTACTTGGTCGCTGCGAGTTACAACATGGGTGAAAATGGATTGCGTCGTCAGATTAAAAAATACGGCACAAAAGATTACTGGACTCTCATAAAACTCAATGCGCTTCCACAAGAGACGCAAGAGTACGTTCCTAAAATCTTGGCCGCGATGCTGATTGCGAAAGCGCCGAACCTTTATGGATTCCGCGACTTAGAAAAGATGGATCCGCTCGAATACGAAGTCGTCGTTGTCCCCGGTGGGACGGATTTGGGACCTCTTGCTGATCATCTTGGCGTCACAAGAAAGTCATTAAAAGATTTGAATGCCGAACTCTATTTAGGTTACATTCCTCGTCAGGTGGAAAAACACTTCATCCGCGTTCCGAAAGGAGCAGGTCGACTTGTTTCTTCCTACGTCTATCAGAATCATAGGAAAGTTGCTTTGGAATGA
- the flgF gene encoding flagellar basal-body rod protein FlgF, whose product MSVKGVYTALSGAMAQSTKLDTIANNLANVNTPAFKRDQQLFQEYLTANEKPPTTTQIPRDVASIESFYNMQGGDKSYVDTKGTFTDFSQGGLKPTGNALDVAIDGKGFFEVATPGGVKLTRAGNFTLDGNGQLVTKEGHPVLRAGEPGADPASRVIRLQGSGAITIADNGDVFEGTENIGKLSLVNVNNPDTLQKVGGSLYTFKANSTPDMTNINNPSLKQGFLETSNVNIVQEMTDMISTNRVFESTQKAISAYDQMADKMVNVVGKTN is encoded by the coding sequence ATGTCAGTAAAAGGCGTCTACACAGCTCTTAGCGGAGCGATGGCACAAAGTACAAAGTTAGATACCATCGCCAATAACTTGGCCAACGTAAATACTCCTGCGTTCAAACGCGACCAACAACTTTTCCAAGAATATTTGACGGCCAATGAGAAACCACCAACGACAACGCAAATTCCTCGCGACGTCGCTTCGATTGAAAGTTTCTATAATATGCAAGGTGGCGACAAGAGTTATGTCGACACAAAGGGAACCTTCACTGATTTCTCGCAAGGTGGTTTGAAACCCACGGGCAATGCTTTGGACGTGGCGATTGATGGCAAAGGTTTTTTTGAAGTGGCAACTCCTGGTGGAGTGAAACTCACTCGCGCGGGGAATTTTACATTGGATGGCAACGGTCAGCTTGTGACGAAAGAAGGTCATCCTGTTTTGCGTGCTGGTGAACCGGGTGCTGATCCTGCTTCGCGTGTGATTCGTTTGCAAGGTTCAGGTGCGATTACGATTGCCGACAATGGCGACGTGTTTGAAGGCACAGAGAACATTGGCAAGCTTTCTCTTGTGAATGTGAACAATCCCGACACTTTACAAAAAGTCGGTGGCTCTCTTTATACATTTAAAGCTAACAGCACTCCCGATATGACAAACATCAACAATCCAAGCTTGAAGCAAGGATTCCTTGAAACTTCTAACGTCAATATCGTGCAAGAGATGACAGACATGATTTCCACGAATCGTGTTTTTGAGAGTACGCAAAAAGCCATCAGCGCCTACGACCAAATGGCGGATAAGATGGTTAACGTGGTTGGAAAGACTAATTAA
- the flgG gene encoding flagellar basal-body rod protein FlgG — MLKSLNTAATGMAAQQTNMDVIANNIANVSTNGFKRSRAEFEDLMYQTQKEPGTATGMNSYSPNGVQTGLGVRTAAIQKDFAGGNAQVTKNPLDIQIEGAGFFQVLTPDGQVAYTRDGAFKKDPQGRIVDKNGNSLQPEITVPPDVSGIEVAPNGEVRVIQGLSDAPTTIGQIDITNFVNPAGLKALGKNLFAQTPSSGQAIASRPGLNGTGYLAQGQLEASNVNIVDEMVNMITSQRAYETNSKVIQASDQMLQSINNMR; from the coding sequence ATGCTTAAGAGTTTGAATACAGCAGCGACAGGTATGGCGGCTCAACAGACGAACATGGATGTGATCGCCAATAATATCGCCAACGTTTCAACTAACGGATTTAAGAGATCTCGCGCGGAGTTTGAAGATCTCATGTATCAAACACAAAAAGAACCAGGCACGGCAACGGGAATGAATTCGTATTCTCCGAACGGTGTGCAAACAGGTCTGGGTGTTCGCACCGCTGCGATTCAAAAAGATTTCGCCGGTGGAAATGCGCAAGTCACAAAGAATCCTTTAGATATTCAAATTGAAGGTGCGGGATTTTTCCAAGTTCTCACTCCAGATGGCCAAGTGGCTTACACTCGTGATGGTGCCTTCAAAAAAGATCCTCAAGGTCGCATCGTGGATAAAAATGGAAACTCTTTGCAACCCGAGATCACTGTTCCACCGGATGTTTCTGGAATTGAAGTCGCTCCCAACGGTGAAGTGCGCGTGATTCAAGGTCTGAGTGACGCTCCAACAACTATTGGACAAATTGACATTACAAATTTTGTGAATCCAGCGGGTCTTAAGGCACTAGGTAAAAACTTGTTTGCGCAAACTCCTTCCAGCGGTCAGGCGATTGCGTCTCGTCCGGGTTTGAATGGCACAGGCTATTTGGCACAAGGACAGTTGGAAGCAAGTAACGTGAATATCGTTGATGAGATGGTGAACATGATCACGTCTCAGCGTGCTTACGAAACAAATTCAAAAGTGATTCAAGCGTCAGATCAGATGCTTCAATCTATTAATAATATGAGATAA
- the flgA gene encoding flagellar basal body P-ring formation chaperone FlgA yields MKKIFAVLFLFTLQAQARPEISIPGSVEISQRPLLRLGDIATVTNGNEELLSLMDTVVIREDARELLLSQHLDSKEILEKVRTAMKDQENLKKLNPSFKIPSKVKVSFASTPISREEVQRKIVNALQARCNECEYKVTIQSTPIPAQKQWELDFTQLSAKGGFLLPLRDGDQRQLKWISGTIRVSQLTPVTTRLILQGERVQSQDVRMVMTDVTYAKDGALRIEDIQGQLAARSLPVGSPIWTSDLKREPAAKRGQIVKALLGDEDFEISVNMVAEDNGFVGDMIKVKNTETQKVLSGVVIEKGVVKLQ; encoded by the coding sequence ATGAAGAAGATTTTCGCGGTTCTTTTCTTATTCACTCTTCAAGCGCAGGCAAGACCTGAGATCTCTATTCCCGGCAGCGTGGAAATTTCTCAACGTCCGCTTTTGCGCTTAGGTGATATTGCGACAGTGACAAACGGAAACGAAGAGTTGCTTTCGTTGATGGACACGGTTGTGATCCGCGAAGATGCCCGTGAGCTTTTGCTTTCTCAACACTTGGACTCTAAAGAAATTTTAGAAAAAGTGCGTACGGCCATGAAAGATCAGGAGAACCTTAAAAAGCTCAATCCGTCTTTCAAAATTCCTTCAAAAGTGAAAGTGAGTTTTGCTTCGACTCCGATTTCTCGTGAAGAAGTGCAAAGAAAAATCGTGAATGCTTTGCAGGCGCGCTGCAATGAATGTGAATACAAAGTCACAATTCAAAGCACGCCGATTCCCGCGCAAAAACAGTGGGAGCTGGATTTTACGCAGCTTTCAGCCAAAGGTGGATTCCTTTTGCCACTGCGTGATGGCGATCAGCGCCAGTTAAAATGGATCTCAGGAACAATTCGTGTGTCCCAATTAACCCCGGTGACGACTCGATTGATCTTACAAGGAGAGAGGGTGCAATCCCAGGATGTCCGTATGGTGATGACGGATGTGACGTACGCTAAGGATGGCGCACTTCGCATTGAAGACATCCAAGGGCAATTGGCCGCTCGCTCTCTTCCCGTTGGAAGCCCGATTTGGACTTCCGATCTCAAACGTGAACCGGCAGCTAAGAGGGGACAGATTGTTAAGGCCTTGCTAGGCGACGAAGACTTTGAAATCTCCGTCAACATGGTGGCTGAGGACAACGGCTTTGTCGGAGACATGATTAAAGTTAAAAACACAGAAACTCAAAAAGTACTCTCTGGCGTCGTGATTGAAAAAGGTGTGGTGAAGTTGCAATGA
- a CDS encoding flagellar basal body L-ring protein FlgH, which yields MKSLVIQFISLAALVFATAGCATMKDLWASLDGKNTEAPALESIKSAPRYSDNQNMGVPTDRQYKRMTRNRMEEESDLGATAGSTWVMEGQGAYLFAQNKMRKEGDLLNVKLDAPAMKQVETKVSVIKKLLKQLEEQQQQQQQPELNNSLAANAEGARAPASEAKKPEPAKEEKEEGGLAEVQNIPTRLIEKLADGNYRVKGQQPFMIGKREYKVIVTGLIRPEDFNDQGITSDKLLDPQYDVVSIRKTRNE from the coding sequence ATGAAGTCTTTAGTAATCCAGTTTATTTCTTTGGCGGCCTTGGTTTTTGCCACGGCAGGCTGTGCAACGATGAAAGATTTGTGGGCTTCTTTGGATGGAAAAAATACGGAGGCTCCGGCTCTTGAGAGTATCAAATCGGCTCCTCGTTATTCGGACAATCAAAACATGGGTGTGCCGACAGATCGTCAGTACAAACGCATGACTCGCAATCGCATGGAAGAAGAATCTGATTTGGGTGCGACAGCGGGTTCCACTTGGGTGATGGAAGGCCAAGGCGCTTATCTTTTTGCACAAAACAAAATGCGCAAAGAGGGCGATCTTCTCAACGTGAAACTGGATGCCCCCGCGATGAAGCAAGTGGAAACAAAAGTTTCCGTGATCAAAAAATTATTGAAACAATTGGAAGAGCAACAACAGCAGCAACAGCAACCTGAGTTGAACAACTCATTGGCTGCGAATGCAGAAGGCGCTCGTGCTCCGGCTTCTGAAGCAAAAAAACCAGAACCTGCTAAAGAGGAAAAAGAAGAAGGCGGGTTGGCTGAAGTGCAAAACATTCCAACGCGCTTGATTGAAAAATTAGCCGATGGAAATTACCGCGTGAAAGGCCAACAACCTTTCATGATCGGAAAACGTGAATACAAAGTGATCGTCACAGGACTTATTCGCCCTGAGGATTTCAACGATCAGGGAATTACTTCAGACAAACTTCTTGATCCTCAATATGATGTCGTGAGCATCAGAAAGACACGCAATGAATAG
- a CDS encoding flagellar basal body P-ring protein FlgI produces MNRIFQILAIIALFILGYYEGANAARLKDIASIRGVRENQLIGYGIVVGLKGTGDGKNEFMSKSVVRMFDKLGMKLDSPEFASKNAAAVIITATMPAFGKAGNPIDITVSAIGDASSLQGGTLLQAPLRAANEQVYAVAQGSIVIGGDGKDSHTTAGRIPNGAIIERDMTADFSSRKMYRLTLINPDFTTAARSVLTINKELGGHYATAKDAGTIDIITPFAYENRGVELLATIESIEINPDMKARVVVNEKTGTIVIGDKVKISKVAISHGSIAVKVGDGKKGSEEKVAVLDTGVSVGELVQALNKLGVSPKDLITILQSIKSAGALHGELEVL; encoded by the coding sequence ATGAATAGAATTTTTCAAATCCTCGCTATCATCGCATTGTTCATTCTTGGTTACTATGAGGGTGCCAATGCGGCTCGTTTGAAAGATATCGCAAGCATTCGTGGTGTGCGCGAAAACCAATTGATTGGTTACGGGATCGTTGTTGGTCTTAAAGGAACTGGCGACGGAAAAAATGAATTCATGAGTAAAAGTGTCGTGCGCATGTTCGACAAACTGGGAATGAAATTGGATTCTCCAGAGTTTGCCAGCAAAAATGCGGCAGCGGTTATTATCACAGCAACAATGCCTGCCTTTGGTAAAGCGGGAAATCCGATTGATATCACAGTGAGTGCAATCGGTGATGCATCTTCTTTGCAAGGTGGTACTTTGTTGCAAGCCCCTCTTCGTGCGGCGAATGAACAAGTGTACGCTGTCGCACAAGGAAGCATCGTGATCGGTGGCGACGGAAAAGATTCACACACGACTGCAGGGCGCATTCCGAATGGCGCCATCATTGAGCGTGATATGACGGCGGATTTTTCTTCTCGCAAAATGTATCGTTTGACGTTGATCAATCCTGATTTCACAACAGCGGCGCGCTCTGTTCTTACAATCAATAAAGAACTTGGCGGTCACTACGCAACAGCGAAAGATGCTGGAACGATTGATATCATCACTCCGTTTGCTTATGAAAACCGCGGTGTGGAGTTGCTTGCGACGATTGAATCTATCGAGATCAATCCCGACATGAAAGCCCGCGTGGTTGTGAATGAAAAAACAGGAACTATTGTAATTGGAGATAAAGTCAAAATTTCAAAAGTTGCCATTTCACACGGATCTATCGCAGTGAAAGTGGGCGACGGTAAAAAAGGCAGCGAAGAAAAAGTCGCTGTTCTCGACACAGGTGTGAGCGTTGGGGAACTTGTGCAGGCACTAAACAAACTGGGTGTCTCGCCAAAGGACCTGATTACTATACTTCAGTCCATCAAGTCAGCTGGAGCTTTGCACGGGGAACTCGAAGTATTATGA
- a CDS encoding rod-binding protein: MSDINGASGGSGNFKAFDSKFMGAPHQQKTPDQKLREVSDMYEKHFLREMMKAMRSTVHEGGFVQSNQAEKIFKEQLDDHYVEKWGERGGIGLSDVIYKQLVDKFGVAMGIKAPVAKPQGPLPLDNKSEYRAQPFQHPGKKQSVSYRIDRNLNETTLASDGKNPQEPVKAPWDGVLLGKRSLVDNQTLVEIGHDNGLKSQMVFKGAVSNVSTGQKLQAGDTLGFLSSEAKSLYWTVEPGPETVSE; the protein is encoded by the coding sequence ATGAGCGACATTAATGGCGCATCTGGGGGCTCTGGAAATTTTAAGGCTTTTGATTCTAAGTTTATGGGTGCGCCTCATCAGCAGAAAACTCCTGATCAGAAGCTTCGGGAAGTTTCTGATATGTATGAGAAGCATTTTCTTCGGGAGATGATGAAGGCTATGCGGTCTACTGTGCATGAAGGTGGATTCGTGCAATCTAATCAGGCTGAGAAAATTTTTAAAGAGCAGCTTGATGATCACTATGTTGAAAAATGGGGCGAGCGTGGGGGCATTGGGCTTTCTGATGTTATCTACAAGCAGCTTGTTGATAAATTTGGTGTGGCTATGGGAATTAAAGCTCCTGTTGCTAAACCTCAAGGGCCACTTCCTTTGGATAATAAAAGTGAGTATCGTGCTCAGCCGTTTCAGCATCCTGGTAAAAAACAATCTGTGTCTTATCGTATCGATCGCAATCTCAATGAAACAACTCTCGCTTCTGATGGAAAAAATCCTCAGGAACCTGTGAAAGCCCCATGGGATGGGGTTCTCCTTGGGAAACGTTCTCTTGTGGACAATCAAACTCTCGTTGAAATTGGGCACGACAATGGTCTTAAAAGTCAGATGGTTTTTAAGGGAGCTGTGTCGAATGTTTCGACAGGACAAAAACTGCAAGCTGGCGACACCCTTGGGTTTTTAAGTTCAGAGGCAAAATCACTCTACTGGACTGTAGAACCTGGACCAGAAACTGTCTCAGAATGA
- the flgM gene encoding flagellar biosynthesis anti-sigma factor FlgM, translating into MKITHNKVGQNLNLTDSARSDKADGVKNKATGAATNKADLLSSSSLGESSRVELSPRAQEAKRIKELAMSAPDVDEAKVAKFRKLIDEGKYQVDAKAIADKMVDEHLEF; encoded by the coding sequence ATGAAGATCACGCACAATAAAGTCGGACAAAATTTGAATCTTACTGATTCCGCTCGTTCCGACAAAGCCGACGGCGTAAAAAATAAAGCCACGGGTGCGGCAACGAACAAAGCGGATTTGTTGTCTTCATCTTCACTTGGCGAATCTTCTCGTGTTGAACTTTCTCCTCGCGCACAAGAAGCAAAACGCATCAAAGAACTTGCGATGTCTGCTCCTGACGTTGACGAAGCGAAAGTTGCTAAATTCAGAAAATTGATCGACGAAGGAAAATACCAAGTCGATGCAAAAGCTATCGCCGACAAAATGGTCGACGAGCATTTGGAGTTTTAA
- a CDS encoding flagellar protein FlgN, translating into MDATVERAFHKLEANLEELTKVYRSLLDIVRKEKEILLKADREALDESNKLKEELLFKLRAQDSLRSRYAMDLATMVGADVENPRLLELAQKLAGTPAADRLRTQHAALDILIKRITEINKENEEFTKSALNTLNGALNDIKDTLSGKKTYGGKGQYKQGPQVSGNFVSKEA; encoded by the coding sequence ATGGACGCAACAGTAGAAAGAGCGTTTCACAAGTTAGAAGCCAATCTCGAAGAACTTACAAAGGTCTATCGTTCTCTTCTCGATATCGTACGCAAAGAAAAAGAAATTCTTCTCAAAGCAGATCGTGAAGCCTTGGATGAAAGCAACAAACTCAAAGAAGAGTTGCTATTCAAACTTCGCGCTCAAGATTCTTTGCGTTCACGCTATGCCATGGATCTCGCAACAATGGTCGGCGCTGACGTTGAAAATCCACGTTTGTTGGAGCTAGCACAAAAACTTGCAGGCACACCCGCCGCAGACCGTTTGCGCACACAACACGCAGCTCTCGATATCCTGATCAAAAGAATCACAGAAATTAACAAAGAAAACGAAGAATTCACAAAGTCCGCTCTGAACACATTGAACGGCGCTTTGAATGATATCAAAGACACTCTCTCTGGCAAAAAAACCTACGGAGGCAAAGGCCAATACAAACAAGGCCCCCAAGTGTCCGGTAACTTCGTAAGTAAAGAGGCTTAA
- the flgK gene encoding flagellar hook-associated protein FlgK, which produces MSKISAMMDTGKRSLMNSQTALQTVGHNIANKSTEGFSRQRVELMTNQPITEGNLQIGMGARAGVVTRVNNPWLEKQIQKEGTSMGYQDSRTNALSRVEQIYNEQANKGLNQYMTDFFNSFRELSNNPESLASRTMVRESAAALTKDFGRVVGQLKDVQEDIDGQIKTTVDEINQITKEIASLNEKVQMVEIQNTPANDERDRRDLLLKKLGEKIDISWAEGKDGMVTVTAGRTGILVSGSGSSELKAQETGDRDRLEIFFVGTGAPANITKQITGGRIGGALDVRDHIIEDMLAHVDNMAYTLAKEVNAAHIEGFDKSGRPGVLFFDMPEDVKGAAATINLNKTIFNDVGRIAAGAQPGAAGDNTVANVISSLQNRQVMDGGSSTLDDYYNTQVGQIGAIAQRAAKAQESQKNVLGQLTNIRESISGVSLDEETTKMIEFQKTYDASARLIKTADEMFDTVLNLKRL; this is translated from the coding sequence ATGTCTAAAATCTCGGCTATGATGGATACGGGTAAACGCTCTCTGATGAACTCTCAGACGGCGTTGCAAACGGTCGGTCATAACATCGCCAACAAGTCGACAGAGGGCTTCTCTCGCCAGAGAGTCGAACTCATGACGAACCAACCGATCACTGAGGGAAATCTTCAGATCGGGATGGGTGCGCGTGCGGGAGTTGTGACTCGTGTTAACAATCCTTGGTTAGAAAAACAAATCCAAAAAGAAGGCACAAGCATGGGATATCAAGATTCCCGTACAAATGCTTTGAGCCGCGTTGAACAGATTTACAACGAACAAGCGAACAAAGGGTTGAATCAGTACATGACTGATTTCTTCAACTCGTTCCGTGAACTTTCCAACAATCCTGAAAGTTTGGCGTCACGTACAATGGTGCGTGAATCCGCAGCGGCATTGACCAAAGATTTCGGTCGCGTTGTCGGTCAGTTGAAAGACGTTCAGGAAGACATCGACGGTCAAATCAAAACGACCGTGGATGAAATCAATCAAATCACAAAAGAAATTGCCTCTCTGAATGAAAAAGTTCAGATGGTGGAAATTCAAAATACTCCGGCCAACGATGAAAGAGACCGTCGTGATCTCTTGCTTAAAAAATTAGGCGAAAAAATCGATATCTCGTGGGCGGAAGGTAAAGACGGCATGGTCACAGTGACGGCCGGTCGCACGGGGATCTTGGTTTCAGGAAGTGGATCTTCTGAATTGAAGGCCCAAGAAACGGGAGATCGTGATCGTTTGGAAATTTTCTTCGTGGGCACAGGGGCTCCGGCAAATATCACAAAGCAAATCACGGGTGGTCGTATCGGTGGTGCTTTGGATGTGCGTGACCATATCATCGAAGACATGCTCGCTCACGTCGACAATATGGCTTACACTTTGGCGAAAGAAGTCAATGCGGCTCACATCGAGGGTTTTGATAAATCAGGTCGCCCGGGCGTTTTATTCTTCGATATGCCAGAAGATGTGAAGGGTGCCGCTGCGACAATTAACTTAAATAAAACAATCTTTAACGATGTCGGCAGAATCGCGGCAGGTGCTCAACCGGGAGCTGCGGGTGATAACACCGTTGCCAACGTGATTTCTTCTTTGCAAAACCGCCAAGTGATGGACGGTGGCTCTTCCACTTTGGATGACTACTACAACACGCAAGTCGGTCAGATTGGTGCGATTGCACAAAGAGCGGCGAAAGCTCAAGAATCGCAAAAAAACGTTCTGGGCCAACTGACGAACATTCGTGAAAGCATCAGCGGAGTTTCTTTGGATGAAGAAACAACAAAGATGATTGAGTTCCAAAAAACTTACGATGCTTCCGCAAGACTTATTAAAACAGCGGATGAAATGTTTGATACGGTACTGAACCTTAAACGCCTCTAA
- the flgL gene encoding flagellar hook-associated protein FlgL: protein MRIADKMAFNQVNQNLSKNRSDMADLQNQAATQKRITKPSDDPLASARVLAARTEERGNTQFIKNINNARSFLEFSDQSLGELSEILVRAKELAISQSNDASGNAESRMVTASEVEQIYNQAVQIGNRKLGERYIFGGYKTQTMPFSQAGEYFGDDGDMKIQTHKDSFVAMNIPGNKVFLGKGLGGDGIVRARYEAPTNVEQLKEFQQEELQRKEQNQELEQNYLETRGPASERRNSRMDKQDPVTGGAGINLFTTLRNLEVSLRTNDKDGIQETLDTLDQAISQVVLARSEVGSRIMSVNNTMDSLQKAVVDNKVTASELEDADAFQVISDINKTDSTLKATLETSGKLIQPSLLDFLR, encoded by the coding sequence ATGAGAATCGCAGATAAAATGGCTTTCAATCAGGTGAATCAGAATCTGTCGAAGAATCGATCAGATATGGCTGATTTGCAGAATCAAGCTGCGACTCAAAAGCGTATTACCAAACCTTCCGATGATCCTTTAGCATCAGCTCGCGTTCTTGCCGCTCGCACGGAAGAACGAGGCAACACGCAGTTTATTAAAAACATCAACAACGCGCGCTCCTTCCTTGAGTTCTCGGATCAATCTCTTGGGGAACTCTCAGAAATCTTGGTGCGTGCGAAAGAACTTGCGATCAGCCAATCCAACGATGCCAGCGGAAATGCAGAAAGCCGCATGGTCACGGCGTCTGAGGTTGAACAAATCTACAATCAAGCTGTACAGATCGGAAACCGCAAACTCGGTGAGCGATACATTTTCGGCGGATATAAAACTCAGACAATGCCATTCAGTCAGGCGGGGGAATACTTCGGTGACGATGGCGATATGAAGATCCAAACTCACAAAGATTCTTTTGTTGCGATGAACATTCCTGGCAACAAAGTGTTTTTGGGAAAAGGTTTGGGTGGTGACGGCATTGTGCGCGCTCGTTATGAAGCGCCGACAAATGTTGAGCAGTTGAAAGAGTTCCAACAAGAAGAACTTCAGCGTAAAGAGCAAAACCAAGAGTTAGAACAGAACTATTTGGAGACTCGCGGTCCGGCTTCTGAGCGCCGCAACAGCCGCATGGATAAGCAAGATCCAGTGACGGGTGGAGCAGGAATCAACTTGTTTACGACCTTGCGCAATTTGGAAGTTTCCTTGCGCACCAATGATAAAGACGGCATTCAAGAGACCTTGGATACTTTGGATCAGGCTATCTCCCAAGTGGTTTTGGCGCGTTCTGAGGTTGGGTCCAGAATCATGTCCGTCAATAACACCATGGATTCCCTGCAAAAGGCCGTGGTGGACAATAAGGTGACGGCGTCAGAGCTTGAGGATGCCGATGCATTCCAGGTGATTTCAGATATTAATAAGACCGATAGCACCCTAAAAGCGACCCTCGAAACGTCTGGAAAGCTTATTCAGCCAAGCCTTCTTGACTTTCTCAGATAA